DNA from Diabrotica virgifera virgifera chromosome 10, PGI_DIABVI_V3a:
TCGAAAGATTTCAATTTAACCCTAGGGTCCAATTACCAGGGGAAAACATTGATAGTTTTATAGCAGCAGTGCATGCTCTGGCAGCTAATTGTAACTTGGGTGCACTTAAAGAAGAGTTTATAAGAGATAGGATTGTCGTTGGTATGCTTGACAAGAAGACTAGTGAAAAAATGCAATTAGAGGCCAAACTTACATTATCAGATGCAATATTATATGCACGCCAAGCTGAATTGCAGTCCCAGCAAAACAATGTACTACAACAACAACAGTCATCACTTAATGTTATAGCTAAACAAGAAAACACTCCAAAAAGCTTCAATACGGGTAAACGTTCCCAACATCCTGAGGTAAAGTGTAAATACTGTGGTTTGGCACAACATAAACGAGAAATCTGTCCTGCTCGAAGATCTACATGTAGAGGGTGTGGAAGATTTGGTCACTGGGATAGAGTATGTCTGTCCAAGGAGAAGGACTCAAGATCTCTCCACCATATTACCACCTCTTCAGAAGATGGTGTTCAAATTCAGGATCCTCTTTTCTTAGTTAATGTTACTTTGACTAAACATATGTAAGGAAATGTTTTTACAAATAACCATAATCAATGGCTAGTTAACTTACAAATAAGTCATAATAAGAAATTAGTTCCCTTTTTAGTTGATTCAGGAGCTGATATTGTCTGCATTCCATCAAATCATTTAGATTCAATCTtattaaagagtttaaaaaactGTTCTGAAACAATATCAGGCCCTGATGGTACTAAACTAAAAGTTCTGGGTAAAATTACTGAAAGACTTTCATATCCTTCTAAAGGTAAATCTTGTACTTTTGATATATTTGTAATTCAAGATCTAAAAATGCCTATTCTGGGGAGGCCGGGTATTTCATGTCTCGAGGTATTAAACTTTTCAATAAATTCTATTAATCAAACTTCTAGCACTAATGTACAGGTAGAAAAAGAATTTCCAGATATATTTAATGAAATAGGCAACTTCAAAGATGAAATTAAAATTGAAGTTTGTGAAGAAGCTAAACCTTTTGTACAGACTACTCCTCGTGTAGTTCCTATACCTTTACTAGGTAAATTAGAGAAAGAATTAAAAAGGCTTCAAGATTTAAAGATCATAGAACCAGTAGAAGAACATACAGGTTGGGTAGCTCCAATTGTAGTTGTTCCAAAGGGGGAAACGGTGCGCATTTGTGGGGATTATACTCATTTAAATAAAAGCGTTCTACGACCCtatttccctatacctaaagtagAAACCTCATTGGCATAACTTGGGGGATCTCgtatattttcaaaattagatgCTACTTCTTCATTTTATTAAGTCCGACTTTCAAAAAGCTCTCAAGCTTTAACTACTTTTATTACCCCATTTGGCAGATTCATGTTTACAAGGTTAACTTTCGGTATATCCTGTTCTCCTGAATTTTTCAGTCAGAAATTTTCTAAGTTATTCCTAGGTTTGAAAGGTATCATTACCCACATAGATGATATATTAGTACATGCACCCACAGTGGAAGAACATAATCGTATTCTTAGGGAAGTCTGGCAGAGACTCAGCAAAGAAGGTATTACACTCAACAAAAAGAAATGTCTAATAGGGGTAAATAAAATTGCATTTTTAGGCCATGTGATTTCAGGTGAGGGTATTATGATTGATCCATCTCGAGTAGAAGCTATTACAGAATTTCCTAACCCTACGAGTAAAAAAGAACTGCAACAGCTCTTAGGTATGATCAATTATGCTGGTCGTTTTATTTCAAATAAGTCCGATATTCTTGAGCCCCTcaactatttattaaaaaatgatgtcTTATTTCGGTGGAGTAAAGATCAAACtgcagctttttcaaaaataaaaaatgcattgaTCAACGCACCCGTCTTTCTTACTTTGACCCAACTAAAAAGGTAACTGTCAGTGGAGACTCGTCTTCATTTGGTTTAGGGGCCGCTCTGAtgcaaattaatgaaaacaaTGAAACGGAAATAGTAGCATATGCATCTCGAACACTTTCTCCTACTGAATGTCGTTATGCTCAAATTGAGCGAGAGTGTTTGAGTTTAACATGGGCTTGTGAAAAATTTCAGGAATACATAACAGGAATTTCTGTAATTTTAGAAACCGATCATAAACCACTTCTACAAATATTACAGACAAAAAATCTTGATGATTTGACTCCTCGTCTACAAAGATTTCGTCTCAGACTTATGAGATATAATTATACTGTACTTTTTACTCGAGGGACAGACTTAAAAGTAGCTGACGCTTTAAGTCGTAATCCATTGCAGGTGTCACACAATAGTGAAGAACTTACTTCAGAAGTAGATGCACACGTTCGTCTAACTATACAAAACTTGCCTATAAAAAAtcattttcttaataaaattcttaatgaACAAGAGTTAGATCCTATTTGTAGGAATCTTAAACAATATTGTATTTCAGGCTGGCCTGACAAAAAACATATATTGCCAGAAATGTGCCCTTATTTTCAATGCAGGTATGAGATTAGTCTTAATGAGAACTTTCTTACAAAAAATTCCAGGTTAATTGTTCCTCCTGCCTTACAATTACAAACCCTGAAATACCTTCATCAAGACCATCAAGGCATTGTAAAATGCAGGGAAAGGGCAAAAATGTCTGTCTGGTGGATAGGACTTTCATCTCAGATTGAAAATCTTGTTAGGTCTTGTCCGAATTGTGTTGAGGAACGCACAAATATTAAAGAAACATTTGTCAAGGATACCATTCCATCTAGACCATGGCAAAAGGTAGCTGTTGatttgtttaaagaaaaaaaatggtTTCTGATTCTAACAGATTACTATCCTAGGTTTTTTGAAATCATACCTTTGACTAGTCTAACTGAAAGTGTTATTGTTGAAAAGTTGAAAGATCAATTTGCGAGATATGGAATACCTGACGTCGTCAGATCGGATCAGGGTCCTCAATTCAGCTCAGGTTTTTCCAAATTTGCTGCTGAATACAATTTTATTCACACTACTAGCATCCTTACTATGCACAGTCTAACGGCTGTGTAGAAGCAGCGGTAAAGGTCGCAAAATCTTTGCTGAAGAAAAATGAGGATATATATTTGGGTCTATTGCCCTATAGATCAACTCCTTTAGAATGTGGCTTAAGTCCTTCAGAATTGCTAATGTCGCGTAAATTAAAAACATTGTTGCCTATGCTTCCTAGTAAACTTGAGGAAGTGGTTAATGCTAGGAAATCTTTCATTAACACTGAAGAAAAACGTAAAACTCTTCAGGAAAACAATTATAACAGAAGACACAATTCTAAGGAGATGTCTGATTTAAAAATCAGTGATACGGTGTGGATTACTGACCTTCGGAAGTATGGAGTGGTATCAGAGGTATATTCAGAACCTCGTGCTTATATTGTTAAAACTAATGATGGTACTGTTTATCGTAGAAATAGGTGGTTTTTGATAGCTGCTCCATATTATGTTCCGAACGCCAATAATGTTACTCCCCTGCCTATTGTAAGGGCTAATTATTCAGAGAATCCTAAAGATTCATCTTCTGGGGAGAAAATTGTAGAAAGTGATAGTGTACAGTGTAGTGACAAACCAATATCTGTCAGTGAGAGTGCAGAAGCTTTACCAACCAGTGTAGCTCCAAGTGCATCCGAAAACATTACtccaaagagaaataaaaaacgtCCCAACTGGTTTTCAGACTATATCACATAATgtgttttattgtatcatttaGTATTAAGAATGTTGTTACTTTTATAATCTTAAAAAGGAGTATGTTGTGTTAGGTATTCCTACATTAGGCAACACCCCGCACGTTACTTCCTGGCTGGCTTGGTTGGTAGAGGCCATGGGGTTAGGAGGATGAGAGAGGGGTTTAGAGGTAAGGAAACCCTAGATCACAGCGTGCTCATGCTAGGTTGTATCTACAAGAATTGTATAATAAATGCATCGATAAATCTCCAACATGCTTTTAAGTTTCATTAATACAACAGAATGTACAACAGAAAGATAGACGTTCCAGCCAGACCAGTTAAAGATCCGTGTGACATCACAAAATGTAGGCAAACATGTACCGGATATGCACAGAAGAAGAGAGACGACCGTTTTTAAGTTATACTGGGATTTGGGAGACATTTCCAATCAGCTAAACATTATAATTGCATTGATGGAACAGGTTAATGTAGCAAAGAGTGGTGGAAGAACCAATAACAatgctttttattttgttaaacaaggTACAAAAGTAAGGGTGTGCAAAGTGTTTTTCATTTCGACTTTATGTATTAGATACTTGAGGTCTTTAGGGAGAAGTCTTTGTTAAGTGATGTTTCAATACTGGAAATCGAAAAGGGTAATCATAGCATTTTCCTGTATAAAACTTcctttaatgaattttattttaaaatggtcaACTTATTCAAAGAAATACGAACCATAAATCCTAACAAAATATTCTCTTTTAAAGACATTGAAATTAATAGGgtctatcaaaataaaattccaATTTCCAGAAAAAAGTATGAAGATCTAATGTATCTTATTCGATATAATGCAATAATTAATAAAAGTcaaaggctcggtgcttagtccgtatttattctcattagttttggaccagataacagcgaaactacagggtaacattccatggtgtttaatgtatgctgatgatgtcgtgttagtaagaaatagtgaaagagacttagaacaaaaactggaacagtagagacaagctctcgaggaaaaaggtttaaaacttagtaggacaaataTTCGGAATGcccatttaaagatggagttactacaaataaaatggtatctttggatggtgaaatgattgtgaaaagcaatagttttaagtacctgggatcggtattacagagtaatggagaaatatatggagatgcatgcagtagaattacggctggatggatgaagtggaaggaagcgagtggtgtgctgtgtgacaggaaaattccaatgaaattgaagggaaaattctataaaacagccataaggccggcaacgatgtacggaactgaatgttgggcagtgaaaaagaaagaggaacaacgaatgcatgtggcggaaatgagaatgcttagatggatgagtggagtgacaaagaaagataaaattagaaatgagtatattagggcaagtctaggtgtggcaccaattgatgccaaaatgagagagcattaggttgagatggtttggtcatgttcaacgtcgagacgttaatcacccaatacgaagaattgctgaagtgcagattcctggaaggagtaggagaggaagaccaaagaagacgtggggggagacgataaggcaggacatgttggtaaaggggattaacattgatatgacccaagatagaattgtgtgggaAATGCAagtagggaagccgaccccgcatagggataaggcaaagagaatgatgatgacagactgatgataattcgtaaatctcgtctgtctatatctctgtttttcaataattctattagtttttacTTCGAAAGTTAAAGTTACTCTACCCTAAATAAGagatacaaattaatttatttgtttttggtgGAATAAACTTCCTAGATCCCTTCTTATTACTTAAAGGGTATTATTACCTAACTTCAGCTATCTTAATGCCCCACAAAAAATCTAGTAATGTAAGTAGACAGGTGATTCACTGCTCGTCTGTTACCGTCTAGGTAGTAGTATATTCCATTATTATAACCTCACTTCCTGTTTACAACTATAAAAAAATGCTGGGTCTCTTTTTAATGCGCATTGTTCTAACCCCGATTTCAATGGTCACTCAATGGTTTTACGTGTTTATCTGAAATTTGAATCAGAATTGCCTAACCctttaaaataatgtttattgctagtgagtttttttattaacttGAATAAATCGTTGTTAAAACGATTGTGTCGCTATAATATTGAAACGTAT
Protein-coding regions in this window:
- the LOC126893152 gene encoding uncharacterized protein LOC126893152, with product MIKALESHFIPRRNIIFERFQFNPRVQLPGENIDSFIAAVHALAANCNLGALKEEFIRDRIVVGMLDKKTSEKMQLEAKLTLSDAILYARQAELQSQQNNVLQQQQSSLNVIAKQENTPKSFNTGKRSQHPEVKCKYCGLAQHKREICPARRSTCRGCGRFGHWDRVCLSKEKDSRSLHHITTSSEDGVQIQDPLFLVNVTLTKHM